A part of Miscanthus floridulus cultivar M001 chromosome 6, ASM1932011v1, whole genome shotgun sequence genomic DNA contains:
- the LOC136460156 gene encoding basal body protein 10-like, which yields MPREAKACESDGAEAPSVADTTEGGIEASRTSEAEAMEAGAPRTAEADVAGTRAPETIEAGVAGTGAPKTTKAEVAGAGVIAAKPVAQEVEAEAGQASIPPSVQGPPLLQESARELESARSVKVEDLRLRYADMKAEPAMAQEQVAPLATRVKELEEELTLMAGDRDVFWSRAEEAMASAKALAGQLGVEQGAHLLAKGALAEALKGALHAGVKCALAIISSHYAGVDLEAVSDGYVLPGADEEVAKLIESAEGPGIVLAKLFEEVVVPPPPSADAGDPEP from the exons ATGCCCCGTGAGGCCAAGGCCtgtgagtcagatggggccgaggcgccctCAGTTGCTGACACCACCGAGGGTGGGATAGAGGCCTCCCGGACttccgaggccgaggcgatggaggccggggCGCCTAGGACTGCTGAGGCCGATGTGGCGGGGaccagagcccccgagaccatcGAGGCTGGGGTGGCGGGgaccggagcccccaagaccaccAAGGCCGAGGTGGCGGGAGCCGGCGTGATCGCGGCGAAGCCggtggcccaggaagtggaggcgGAGGCAGGGCAAGCCTCAATACCACCGTCGGTCCAAGGCCCGCCGCTGTTGCAGGAGAGCGCCCGAGAATTGGAG TCGGCGCGGAGCGtgaaggtggaggacctccgcctccgCTATGCCGATATGAAGGCTGAGCCAGCCATGgctcaggagcaggtcgcccctttagcgacgcgggtcaaggagctggaggaagaGCTGACCCTGATGGCCGGCGATCGGGACGTCTTTTGGtctcgggctgaagaagcgatggcctctgccaaggccctcgctgggcagctaggggtggagcagggtgcgcacctgctGGCGAAAGGTGCCCTGGCGGAGGCCCTCAAG GGGGCGCTGCACGCAGGCGTCAAGTGTGCCCTGGCCatcatctcctcgcactacgctggcgtcgacctcgaggctgtcagtgaCGGCTATGTCTTGCCAGGGGCCGACGAGGAGGTCGCAAAGCTGATAGAGTCAGCTGAGGGCCCTGGCATAGTgctggccaagctgtttgaagaggtggtggtccctcccccgccgtccgccgatgctggagaccctgagccctaa
- the LOC136457533 gene encoding transcription factor RAX2-like codes for MGRTPCCDRAAVKRGPWSPEEDEALRSYVQRHGSGGNWIAMPKKAGLKRCGKSCRLRWLNYLRPDIRHGGFTAEEDAVIMSLYTQLGSKWSLIASQMEGRTDNDVKNHWNTKLKKRLLAASAPSPPPHARLPAPAASTAHASSLFPSLAIPTVKTEAYTCDDFLAPVLGDPFAAADVAADGSTSAASAASSASNWSTADNGAGEASLFLLDFCAGPDLGGAAADQIQLPGGYYYPLDPSLSPV; via the exons ATGGGGCGGACGCCGTGCTGCGACAGGGCGGCCGTGAAGCGGGGCCCGTGGTcgccggaggaggacgaggcgctgCGGAGCTACGTCCAGCGCCACGGCAGCGGCGGCAACTGGATCGCCATGCCCAAGAAAGCCG GGCTCAAGAGGTGCGGCAAGAGCTGCAGGCTGCGCTGGCTCAACTACCTCCGCCCGGACATCCGCCACGGCGGCTTCACTGCCGAGGAGGACGCCGTCATCATGTCCCTCTACACCCAGCTCGGTAGCAA GTGGTCGCTGATAGCCTCGCAGATGGAGGGGAGGACGGACAACGACGTCAAGAACCACTGGAACACCAAGCTCAAGAAGCGCCTCCTCGCCGCCTCCGCCCCGTCCCCGCCACCCCACGCCCGGCTGCCAGCGCCTGCAGCTTCCACCGCGCACGCGTCGTCGCTGTTCCCGTCGCTCGCCATACCGACCGTGAAGACCGAGGCGTACACCTGCGACGACTTCCTGGCGCCGGTGCTCGGGGACCCGTTCGCCGCCGCGGACGTCGCCGCTGAcggttccacctcggccgcctccGCGGCGTCGTCGGCCTCCAACTGGTCGACGGCGGACAACGGCGCCGGCGAAGCGTCCCTCTTCCTGCTGGACTTCTGCGCGGGCCCCGACCTCGGCGGCGCCGCCGCTGACCAGATCCAGCTCCCCGGCGGCTACTACTACCCTCTCGATCCAAGCCTGTCGCCGGTATAG